From a region of the Acidimicrobiales bacterium genome:
- the dapA gene encoding 4-hydroxy-tetrahydrodipicolinate synthase: MPRFGPVMTAMITPFDDAGDVDHDGTAELARWLVEQGNDALVVTGTTGEASCLTDDEQVAVWRTVRDAVDAPIIVGSGTNDTRHAAELTGRAAAAGADGVLLVTPYYNRPSQAGIEAHFRQVAAATDLPVVLYDIPVRTGRKISDEVILRLAREVPNVVALKDAAGHPGDTARLIAAAPDGFEVYSGDDPLTLPLLAVGAVGVIGVATHWCAPVMAEMIAAHAKGDVAHAIELNTRMIESFEFETGDLAPNPLPTKAMMRALGRPAGHCRPPAGPPPEGLEARALEVHRRLYPA, encoded by the coding sequence ATGCCCCGCTTCGGTCCGGTGATGACGGCGATGATCACGCCGTTCGACGATGCCGGCGACGTCGACCATGACGGTACGGCCGAGCTGGCCCGCTGGCTCGTCGAGCAGGGCAACGACGCACTGGTCGTCACCGGCACCACCGGTGAGGCGTCGTGCCTCACCGACGACGAGCAGGTGGCCGTGTGGCGCACCGTCCGCGACGCCGTCGACGCCCCGATCATCGTCGGCAGCGGCACCAACGACACCCGCCACGCCGCCGAGCTCACCGGCCGGGCCGCCGCCGCCGGTGCCGACGGCGTGCTGCTGGTCACGCCGTACTACAACCGTCCCTCCCAGGCCGGCATCGAGGCTCACTTCCGCCAGGTCGCCGCGGCCACCGACCTGCCCGTCGTCCTCTACGACATCCCCGTGCGCACCGGGCGCAAGATCAGTGACGAGGTCATCCTGCGCCTCGCCCGCGAGGTGCCGAACGTCGTGGCGCTCAAGGACGCCGCCGGCCACCCCGGCGACACGGCCCGGCTCATCGCCGCCGCCCCCGACGGCTTCGAGGTCTACTCCGGCGACGACCCCCTCACGCTGCCCCTCCTGGCCGTCGGCGCGGTCGGGGTCATCGGGGTGGCCACCCACTGGTGCGCGCCGGTGATGGCCGAGATGATCGCCGCCCACGCCAAGGGCGATGTGGCCCACGCCATCGAGCTCAACACCCGGATGATCGAGAGCTTCGAGTTCGAGACCGGCGACCTCGCCCCCAACCCGCTGCCCACCAAGGCCATGATGCGGGCCCTCGGCCGGCCCGCCGGCCACTGCCGCCCGCCGGCCGGGCCGCCGCCCGAGGGGCTCGAGGCGCGCGCCCTCGAGGTCCACCGGCGGCTCTACCCGGCGTGA
- a CDS encoding TetR/AcrR family transcriptional regulator, whose product MIPVTARPTPAPEPLAGPALEARILRAARDCVADRGLRATTIEDVAAAAGCGRASIYRIVPGGRRGLLRAVVAEEVATLFDELGVRIDAAADLAGAVVDAVNGAAVHLADHAALQRLLADEPGVIMPFISFDGAAPLLASVSAWGGGHFRRFLPADEAEAVAEWAARLVLSHLQEPHDLLVLTDPVRVRHLVETYLLPGVRVGVPA is encoded by the coding sequence GTGATCCCCGTCACAGCCCGGCCGACCCCCGCACCCGAACCCCTCGCCGGCCCCGCCCTCGAGGCCCGTATCCTGCGCGCCGCCCGCGACTGCGTGGCCGACCGAGGCCTCCGGGCGACGACCATCGAGGACGTCGCCGCCGCGGCCGGATGCGGCCGGGCCTCCATCTACCGCATCGTCCCCGGCGGGCGGCGCGGGCTGCTGCGCGCCGTGGTCGCCGAGGAGGTGGCCACCCTCTTCGACGAGCTCGGCGTCCGCATCGACGCCGCCGCGGACCTCGCCGGCGCGGTGGTCGACGCCGTCAACGGCGCCGCCGTGCACCTGGCCGACCACGCCGCCCTCCAACGCCTCCTCGCCGACGAGCCCGGCGTGATCATGCCCTTCATCTCCTTCGACGGCGCGGCCCCGCTGCTCGCCTCGGTCTCGGCCTGGGGCGGAGGGCACTTCCGGCGCTTCCTTCCCGCCGACGAGGCCGAAGCGGTCGCCGAGTGGGCCGCCCGCCTCGTCCTGTCCCACCTCCAGGAGCCCCACGACCTCCTCGTGCTCACCGACCCCGTCCGTGTCCGCCACCTCGTCGAGACCTACCTCTTGCCCGGCGTGCGCGTCGGCGTCCCCGCCTGA
- a CDS encoding TlpA family protein disulfide reductase yields MVAAVAALTLVAAACGSSSSDDGAAAPTTAPAPTTVAPTTSAPATGPTEAPPAPAASTVDFAPWQTIEITDVDGVTFTLASLAGRPLFVENFATWCPTCRSQLGRTQAAAATLGDEAVVLALSVETDLSSDEVADYAKDNGFDNIRFAVMSDEMLAAFVDAFGTSAANPPSTPHVVVAADGTPGEMKTGGISEDAIVAAVRGA; encoded by the coding sequence GTGGTTGCTGCAGTGGCGGCGTTGACGTTGGTGGCCGCGGCCTGCGGCTCGAGTTCCTCCGACGACGGGGCGGCCGCCCCGACGACGGCACCTGCACCCACCACCGTGGCGCCGACCACCTCGGCGCCGGCCACGGGCCCCACCGAGGCCCCGCCGGCCCCTGCGGCGTCGACCGTCGACTTCGCCCCGTGGCAGACCATCGAGATCACCGACGTCGACGGCGTCACCTTCACGCTGGCCTCGTTGGCCGGTCGGCCGCTGTTCGTCGAGAACTTCGCGACGTGGTGCCCCACGTGCCGGTCCCAGCTCGGCCGCACCCAGGCTGCCGCGGCGACGCTCGGCGACGAGGCGGTGGTCCTGGCCCTCAGCGTCGAGACCGACCTCTCCTCCGACGAGGTGGCCGACTACGCCAAGGACAACGGCTTCGACAACATCCGCTTCGCCGTGATGAGCGACGAGATGCTCGCCGCGTTCGTCGACGCCTTCGGCACCAGCGCCGCCAACCCGCCGAGCACCCCGCACGTGGTGGTGGCCGCCGACGGGACCCCCGGGGAGATGAAGACCGGCGGCATCAGCGAGGACGCGATCGTCGCCGCCGTGCGCGGCGCCTGA
- a CDS encoding long-chain fatty acid--CoA ligase has product MQGLMQDRPLVLTHFLERAERLFGDKEVVTATADGTDRVTYREWGGRTRRLAGVLDDLGISADGRVGTFGWNTARHLELYFAAPCSGRVLHTLNIRLFPEQLTYVVNHAEDEVIFADRSLLGLLWPIVDTFATVRHIVVMDDGRGELPADTKGVTVHDYETLLAAATPAELRVDDEDQAASMCYTSGTTGHPKGVVYSHRSTWLHTAGVMMADSLGACERDVILPVVPMFHANAWGLAHAGVAAGATLVMPGPDLSPPALVSLIERERVTVAAGVPTIWMGVLGALDGHDVSSLRAVPCGGSAVPRSLSEAYREKIGLPILQAWGMTETSPVASICRVKSTLDHLDEDAKADLRSTIGLVAPGVDFRVADQTTGAELPWDGVSRGELQVAGPWIAREYYDDDRSPQSFTDDGWLRTGDVVTCDAEGYLRIVDRTKDVVKSGGEWISSVELENEIMGHPAVAEAAVIGVKHPKWSERPLACVVVAPGATLTREELLEYLDGRVASWWLPDDVVFIDEVPKTSVGKFSKRDLRDRFADHELPTV; this is encoded by the coding sequence GTGCAGGGGCTCATGCAGGACCGACCGTTGGTGCTGACCCACTTCCTCGAGCGCGCCGAGCGGCTCTTCGGCGACAAGGAGGTGGTGACCGCCACCGCCGACGGCACCGACCGCGTGACCTACCGCGAGTGGGGCGGGCGCACCCGGCGCCTGGCCGGGGTGCTCGACGACCTCGGCATCAGCGCCGACGGCCGGGTGGGGACCTTCGGGTGGAACACGGCCCGCCACCTCGAGCTCTACTTCGCCGCCCCGTGCAGCGGACGGGTGCTGCACACCCTCAACATCCGGCTGTTCCCCGAGCAGCTCACCTACGTCGTGAACCACGCCGAGGACGAGGTGATCTTCGCCGACCGGTCCCTCCTGGGCCTGCTCTGGCCGATCGTCGACACCTTCGCCACGGTCCGTCACATCGTGGTGATGGACGACGGGCGAGGCGAGCTGCCCGCCGACACCAAGGGGGTGACCGTCCACGACTACGAGACCCTGCTCGCCGCCGCGACCCCCGCCGAGCTCCGCGTCGACGACGAGGACCAGGCGGCGTCGATGTGCTACACGTCCGGCACCACAGGCCATCCGAAGGGGGTGGTCTACAGCCATCGCTCCACCTGGCTGCACACCGCCGGGGTGATGATGGCCGACAGCCTCGGCGCCTGCGAGCGCGACGTCATCCTCCCCGTCGTGCCGATGTTCCACGCCAACGCCTGGGGTCTCGCCCACGCCGGCGTGGCCGCCGGCGCCACCCTCGTGATGCCCGGGCCCGACCTGTCGCCCCCGGCGCTCGTGTCGCTCATCGAGCGCGAGCGGGTGACCGTCGCCGCCGGGGTGCCGACCATCTGGATGGGGGTGCTCGGGGCGCTCGACGGCCACGACGTGTCGAGCCTGCGCGCCGTCCCGTGCGGAGGATCGGCGGTGCCCCGGTCGCTGTCCGAGGCCTACCGGGAGAAGATCGGTCTGCCCATCCTCCAGGCGTGGGGGATGACCGAGACCAGCCCGGTGGCGTCGATCTGCCGCGTCAAGTCCACTCTCGACCATCTCGACGAGGACGCCAAGGCCGACCTCCGGTCGACCATCGGGCTCGTCGCCCCGGGTGTCGACTTCCGGGTCGCCGACCAGACGACCGGCGCCGAGCTCCCCTGGGACGGGGTGAGCCGGGGCGAGCTCCAGGTGGCGGGGCCGTGGATCGCCCGGGAGTACTACGACGACGACCGCTCGCCGCAGTCCTTCACCGACGACGGGTGGCTTCGGACCGGCGACGTCGTCACGTGCGACGCCGAGGGGTACCTCCGCATCGTCGACCGCACGAAGGACGTCGTGAAGTCCGGCGGCGAGTGGATCTCCTCGGTCGAGCTCGAGAACGAGATCATGGGCCACCCCGCCGTGGCCGAGGCGGCCGTCATCGGTGTGAAGCACCCAAAGTGGAGCGAGCGGCCGCTGGCCTGCGTCGTGGTGGCCCCGGGCGCGACGCTCACCCGGGAGGAGCTGCTCGAGTACCTCGACGGGAGAGTGGCGTCGTGGTGGTTGCCCGACGACGTCGTCTTCATCGACGAGGTGCCGAAGACCTCGGTCGGCAAGTTCTCCAAGCGCGACCTCCGCGACCGCTTCGCCGACCACGAGCTGCCCACCGTCTGA
- a CDS encoding insulinase family protein, with the protein MTAAPAAVAGVAAGVAAVAAEPFFPGLLAGEPDVERTDLVSGVRVVTERMPEARSVSAGLWFAVGSRDETEDVAGASHFLEHLLFKGTDTRSARTIATTVDAVGGEMNAYTGREHTAYHLRLPVRDLHFGLDLLGDIVSRPAFRPDEIDAERDVIVEELLMSEDTPDDQVFTTLYEHLFPDHPLGRETLGTRDSVETMGRDDIVAFHDRWYRPANLVVAAAGDLHHADVVEAVAGLMADRAPGEAPSRTAPVAAPRPLAVVERPTEQAHVAMAWRGLPYGDDHRYALKLANHVLGGGLSSRLFQEVREDRGLAYTVFSAPSSYVDAGSLIVYAGAAPEKVDELWRVVQGVLDSLVADGITEEEHATALGFLEGSMLLGLEDSGSRMARLGNAVVAVDEVVPVEEHLRRYREVTPGDVQRVLGAVLGGPRTVSVVGPFASDADPRLAVLG; encoded by the coding sequence GTGACGGCGGCTCCGGCGGCCGTGGCCGGCGTGGCGGCGGGGGTGGCGGCCGTCGCCGCTGAACCCTTCTTCCCGGGCCTGCTCGCCGGCGAGCCCGACGTCGAACGGACCGATCTGGTCTCGGGTGTGCGTGTCGTCACCGAACGCATGCCCGAGGCGCGGTCGGTCTCCGCGGGCCTGTGGTTCGCGGTGGGATCGCGCGACGAGACCGAGGACGTCGCCGGGGCGTCCCACTTCCTCGAGCACCTCCTGTTCAAGGGCACCGACACCCGCTCGGCGCGCACCATCGCCACCACCGTCGACGCCGTCGGCGGCGAGATGAACGCCTACACCGGACGGGAGCACACCGCCTACCACCTCCGCCTGCCGGTTCGGGACCTGCACTTCGGGCTCGACCTCCTGGGCGACATCGTCAGCCGCCCCGCCTTCCGCCCCGACGAGATCGACGCCGAGCGCGACGTGATCGTCGAGGAGCTCCTCATGAGCGAGGACACCCCCGACGACCAGGTGTTCACCACGCTCTACGAGCACCTCTTCCCCGACCACCCGCTCGGTCGGGAGACGCTCGGCACCCGTGACTCCGTCGAGACCATGGGCCGAGACGACATCGTGGCCTTCCACGACCGCTGGTACCGCCCGGCCAACCTCGTGGTGGCGGCCGCCGGCGACCTGCACCACGCCGACGTCGTCGAGGCCGTCGCCGGGCTGATGGCCGACCGGGCCCCTGGCGAGGCGCCGTCCCGCACCGCTCCCGTCGCCGCGCCCCGACCGCTGGCCGTCGTCGAACGGCCCACCGAGCAGGCCCATGTGGCCATGGCCTGGCGGGGCCTCCCGTACGGCGACGACCACCGCTACGCCCTGAAGCTGGCGAACCACGTCCTCGGCGGGGGTCTCTCGAGCCGGCTGTTCCAGGAGGTGCGCGAGGACCGCGGCCTGGCCTACACGGTCTTCTCGGCCCCGTCCTCCTACGTCGACGCCGGGAGCCTGATCGTCTACGCCGGTGCCGCCCCCGAGAAGGTCGACGAGCTCTGGCGGGTGGTCCAGGGCGTGCTCGACTCGCTCGTCGCCGACGGCATCACCGAGGAGGAGCACGCCACCGCCCTCGGGTTCCTCGAGGGCTCGATGCTGCTCGGGCTCGAGGACTCCGGCAGCCGCATGGCCAGACTCGGCAACGCCGTCGTGGCGGTCGACGAGGTCGTCCCCGTCGAGGAGCACCTGCGCCGCTACCGCGAGGTCACCCCGGGTGACGTGCAGCGGGTGCTCGGCGCCGTCCTCGGGGGTCCCCGCACCGTCTCGGTGGTCGGGCCGTTCGCATCCGACGCCGACCCCCGTCTCGCCGTCCTCGGCTGA
- a CDS encoding TetR/AcrR family transcriptional regulator, producing the protein MAEASRVDPDERRVRFYRAARACVESAGLGATSVEDVARAAGSSRATLYRTFPGGRDQLMAETVGWEVASFFEDLARAVDAEPDLEGKVATGLAVGRRSITEHGLLQRLLRTEPEAVLGELSATTALVREGITGYIGTELARARRAGVVRADCDVDEAADHLARLFLSYMASPGRWDLDDPDQVALLVRTQFLAGVLAPS; encoded by the coding sequence ATGGCCGAGGCGTCGCGGGTGGATCCCGACGAGCGGCGGGTCCGCTTCTACCGGGCCGCCCGGGCCTGTGTGGAGTCCGCCGGGCTCGGGGCCACCTCCGTGGAGGATGTCGCCCGTGCCGCCGGGTCGTCGCGAGCCACGCTGTACCGGACGTTCCCGGGCGGACGCGACCAGCTCATGGCCGAGACGGTCGGCTGGGAGGTGGCGTCGTTCTTCGAGGACCTGGCCCGGGCGGTCGACGCCGAGCCCGATCTCGAGGGCAAGGTGGCCACCGGCCTGGCGGTGGGGCGGCGCTCGATCACCGAGCACGGCCTGCTCCAGCGCCTGTTGCGCACCGAGCCCGAGGCGGTCCTGGGCGAGCTGTCGGCCACGACGGCGCTGGTGCGCGAAGGGATCACCGGCTACATCGGGACCGAGCTGGCGCGGGCCCGGCGTGCCGGTGTGGTGCGCGCCGACTGCGACGTCGACGAGGCCGCCGACCACCTCGCTCGGCTGTTCCTGTCCTACATGGCCAGTCCCGGGCGATGGGACCTCGACGACCCCGACCAGGTGGCGCTCCTCGTCCGCACCCAGTTCCTCGCCGGGGTCCTGGCCCCGAGCTGA
- a CDS encoding ferritin-like domain-containing protein: MTSTEHLIGRTEINDLEAILQITNHDVDALAHTVANEADTIFTWDYAKGARPALERLYEKAKTSQWNGQTDLPWHLDVDQEQVVQANAVANNRGVNLDVEGTFFESWGDKEWLQLGIESQNWLLSQFMHGEQGALVCTAKIVETVPWIDAKYYAATQVMDEARHVEVFAKYLDEKLSGSYPVNAHLRLLLDDIVADSRWDMTYLGMQIMVEGLALAAFGFMHQMTTEPLLKQLLRYVMSDEARHVAFGVLSLQEFYAGLTQAEIRERQEFAFEAAVRMRDRFLQQEVWERMGVPVHEAISVIMATPDQQLFQQMLFTKIVPNCRKLGLLDAGDGWLRERFTELGVIEFEHAEDTGSDYEAFALTDADPVSS, translated from the coding sequence GTGACCAGCACCGAGCACCTCATCGGCCGCACCGAGATCAACGACCTCGAGGCCATCCTGCAGATCACCAACCACGACGTCGACGCGCTGGCCCACACCGTGGCCAACGAGGCCGACACCATCTTCACCTGGGACTACGCCAAGGGTGCGCGGCCGGCGCTCGAGCGGCTCTACGAGAAGGCCAAGACCTCGCAGTGGAACGGCCAGACCGACCTTCCGTGGCACCTCGACGTCGACCAGGAGCAGGTCGTCCAGGCCAACGCCGTCGCCAACAACCGCGGCGTGAACCTCGACGTCGAGGGCACGTTCTTCGAGAGCTGGGGCGACAAGGAGTGGCTCCAGCTCGGCATCGAGTCGCAGAACTGGCTGCTCAGCCAGTTCATGCACGGCGAGCAGGGCGCCCTGGTGTGCACCGCCAAGATCGTCGAGACCGTGCCGTGGATCGACGCCAAGTACTACGCCGCCACCCAGGTGATGGACGAGGCCCGCCACGTCGAGGTGTTCGCCAAGTACCTCGACGAGAAGCTGTCGGGCAGCTACCCGGTCAACGCCCACCTCCGCCTGCTGCTCGACGACATCGTGGCCGACAGCCGTTGGGACATGACCTACCTCGGCATGCAGATCATGGTCGAGGGCCTGGCCCTCGCGGCGTTCGGCTTCATGCACCAGATGACCACCGAGCCGCTCCTCAAGCAGCTGCTGCGCTACGTGATGAGCGACGAGGCACGCCACGTGGCCTTCGGGGTGCTGTCGCTCCAGGAGTTCTACGCCGGGCTCACCCAGGCCGAGATCCGCGAACGCCAGGAGTTCGCCTTCGAGGCGGCCGTGCGCATGCGCGACCGCTTCCTCCAACAGGAGGTCTGGGAGCGCATGGGCGTGCCGGTGCACGAGGCCATCTCGGTCATCATGGCCACGCCCGACCAGCAGCTCTTCCAGCAGATGTTGTTCACCAAGATCGTGCCCAACTGCCGCAAGCTCGGCCTGCTCGACGCCGGCGACGGCTGGTTGCGCGAGCGCTTCACCGAGCTCGGCGTCATCGAGTTCGAGCACGCCGAGGACACCGGCTCGGACTACGAGGCCTTCGCCCTCACCGACGCCGACCCCGTCTCCTCCTGA
- a CDS encoding ribonuclease J codes for MADTATPAPVKVTFLGGLGEIGRNCACIEVDGAIMLLDCGLMFPDLDMLGVDLVLPDLTYLHENAERIVGCIATHGHEDHTGALSFLLRELSFPIYGSALTLGLARNRIEEAGLLDRTEFVPVKDGERRRIGPFDVEFIPVTHSVPHGFATAFHTPQGVILHSGDFKIDLTPVDGRLTDLGRIGAIAGTDGVRLLLSDSTNADEHGHSASETTVGSVLYDLFHAYEGRRIITTCFASHVHRVQQIADAAMAFDRTVATMGMSMKKNVRLAREMGLLKIPDHRLRDIDDIADLDPAKVCIISTGSQGEPMSALALMAANENRWLKLSDNDVVIMSSHPIPGNEQDVSKVIDGLLRAGAEVVHSGIADVHASGHAKAEELKLLLSITRPEWFVPVHGEYRHLMAHARHGRTMGVPADNVMVCLDGDQLTLDAEGLRRSGQVPAGFLYVDGIIGDVGDGVLRDRRVLADEGVVVVIVGVDVTTGAVLMGPEIITRGWVYAPEAEDLLEQCAERVRDAIKDAFQHDATTIEDLQRHVRRAAGRFVNQQTKRRPMIVPVVMEA; via the coding sequence ATGGCTGACACCGCCACGCCCGCACCCGTCAAGGTCACCTTCCTCGGAGGGCTCGGCGAGATCGGTCGCAACTGCGCCTGCATCGAGGTCGACGGCGCCATCATGCTGCTCGACTGCGGCCTCATGTTCCCCGACCTCGACATGCTCGGCGTCGACCTCGTACTACCCGACCTCACCTACCTGCACGAGAACGCCGAGCGCATCGTCGGCTGCATCGCCACCCACGGCCACGAGGACCACACGGGGGCGCTCTCGTTCCTGCTCCGTGAGCTGTCGTTCCCGATCTACGGGTCGGCGCTCACCCTCGGCCTCGCCCGCAACCGCATCGAGGAGGCCGGGCTGCTCGACCGCACCGAGTTCGTCCCGGTCAAGGACGGCGAACGGCGCCGCATCGGTCCGTTCGACGTCGAGTTCATCCCCGTCACCCACTCGGTGCCCCACGGCTTCGCGACCGCGTTCCACACCCCGCAGGGGGTCATCCTCCACAGCGGCGACTTCAAGATCGACCTCACTCCTGTCGACGGTCGACTCACCGACCTCGGCCGCATCGGCGCCATCGCCGGCACCGACGGCGTACGGCTCCTGTTGTCGGACTCCACCAACGCCGACGAGCACGGCCACTCGGCGTCGGAGACGACCGTGGGCAGCGTCCTCTACGACCTCTTCCACGCCTACGAGGGCCGGCGGATCATCACCACCTGCTTCGCCAGCCACGTCCACCGCGTGCAACAGATCGCCGACGCGGCGATGGCCTTCGACCGCACCGTGGCCACCATGGGCATGTCGATGAAGAAGAACGTCCGACTGGCCCGCGAGATGGGCCTGTTGAAGATCCCCGACCACCGCCTGCGCGACATCGACGACATCGCCGACCTCGACCCCGCCAAGGTCTGCATCATCTCCACCGGGTCCCAGGGCGAGCCGATGTCGGCGCTGGCCCTCATGGCCGCCAACGAGAACCGGTGGCTGAAGCTGTCCGACAACGACGTCGTGATCATGAGCTCGCACCCCATCCCGGGCAACGAGCAGGACGTCTCCAAGGTCATCGACGGCCTCCTGCGCGCCGGGGCCGAGGTCGTCCACTCCGGCATCGCCGACGTGCACGCCTCCGGCCACGCCAAGGCCGAGGAGTTGAAGCTCCTCCTCTCGATCACCAGGCCCGAGTGGTTCGTGCCGGTGCACGGCGAGTACCGCCACCTCATGGCCCACGCCCGCCACGGCCGTACGATGGGGGTGCCCGCCGACAACGTGATGGTCTGTCTCGACGGCGACCAGCTCACCCTCGACGCCGAGGGACTGCGTCGCAGCGGTCAGGTGCCGGCCGGGTTCCTCTACGTCGACGGGATCATCGGCGACGTCGGCGACGGCGTGCTGCGCGACCGGCGGGTGCTGGCCGACGAGGGCGTGGTCGTCGTGATCGTCGGCGTCGACGTGACCACCGGGGCGGTGCTCATGGGCCCCGAGATCATCACCCGGGGCTGGGTGTACGCCCCCGAGGCCGAGGACCTGCTCGAGCAGTGCGCCGAGCGGGTGCGTGACGCGATCAAGGACGCCTTCCAGCACGACGCCACCACGATCGAGGACCTGCAACGCCACGTCCGCCGCGCCGCCGGGCGCTTCGTGAACCAGCAGACCAAGCGGCGTCCGATGATCGTCCCGGTGGTGATGGAGGCCTGA
- the dapB gene encoding 4-hydroxy-tetrahydrodipicolinate reductase: MTLRVGVFGAGGRMGRTVCQAVAADPALDLVAAVDPHHAGLDLRQVTGVDRSWQIEKSAEAFVEAGVEVAVDFTHLEAARANLLWLAAHGIHAVAGTTGFSDEDYDAFERAFASSNCVIAPNFAIGAVLMMRFAEIAAPYFETAEIIELHHDAKIDAPSGTAMLTADRMADASADWAPDPTTTEVVAGARGGAGPADIRIHSVRLRGLVAHQEVVLGTTGQTLSIRHDSYDRDSFMPGVVLAVKAVPERPGVTVGLDALLDL, encoded by the coding sequence GTGACGTTGCGCGTGGGGGTCTTCGGGGCAGGCGGGCGGATGGGCCGAACCGTCTGCCAGGCAGTGGCTGCCGACCCCGCCCTCGACCTCGTCGCCGCCGTCGACCCGCACCACGCCGGGCTCGACCTTCGCCAGGTCACCGGCGTCGACCGGTCGTGGCAGATCGAGAAGAGCGCCGAGGCGTTCGTCGAGGCCGGCGTGGAGGTGGCCGTCGACTTCACCCACCTCGAGGCCGCCCGCGCCAACCTGCTCTGGCTGGCCGCCCACGGCATCCATGCCGTCGCCGGCACCACCGGCTTCTCCGACGAGGACTACGACGCCTTCGAGCGGGCCTTCGCGTCCAGCAACTGCGTGATCGCGCCGAACTTCGCCATCGGGGCGGTCCTCATGATGCGCTTCGCGGAGATCGCCGCGCCCTACTTCGAGACCGCCGAGATCATCGAACTGCACCACGATGCGAAGATCGACGCCCCGTCGGGCACGGCGATGCTCACCGCCGACCGCATGGCCGACGCGTCCGCCGACTGGGCGCCCGACCCCACGACGACCGAGGTCGTCGCCGGGGCCCGCGGCGGCGCCGGACCCGCCGACATCCGGATCCACTCGGTGCGCCTGCGCGGCCTCGTCGCCCACCAGGAGGTCGTCCTCGGCACGACCGGTCAGACGCTCAGCATCCGCCACGACTCCTACGACCGCGACTCCTTCATGCCAGGCGTGGTGCTGGCGGTGAAGGCGGTGCCCGAGCGCCCGGGCGTCACCGTCGGCCTCGACGCCCTGCTCGACCTGTAG
- a CDS encoding SURF1 family protein, with product MYRFALKPGWILSHLFVGSCVVAMIWAGFWQLSRLDERRAANAAVLAAQDLPTAPLAEVLPAGVASTDDEVAAARFRTVTVTGTYRPEDEVLIRNRSYEGAPGYWVLTPLVQADGTAVAVNRGWVPFAVQPEGPWDRFAPPTGTVTVTGLVREPQVRSTGGIVSSPQDPGEGRLRTLSRVDVGRLAQQVTSPLIPAYVDLRVQEPAQPDQTPTPVPAPELSEGPHLGYAGQWFIFATLTTVVYVLMLRRVARNRAAPDTVEAEAGDTETATTVGS from the coding sequence GTGTACCGCTTCGCCCTGAAGCCCGGCTGGATCCTCTCGCACCTCTTCGTGGGCTCGTGCGTCGTGGCGATGATCTGGGCGGGGTTCTGGCAGCTCAGCCGGCTCGACGAGCGCCGAGCGGCCAACGCCGCCGTGCTCGCCGCCCAGGACCTGCCCACCGCACCGCTCGCCGAGGTCCTGCCCGCGGGGGTGGCGAGCACCGACGACGAGGTGGCCGCCGCACGGTTCCGGACCGTCACCGTCACCGGCACCTATCGGCCCGAGGACGAGGTCCTGATCCGCAACCGCTCCTACGAGGGGGCTCCCGGGTACTGGGTGCTCACCCCCCTGGTGCAGGCCGACGGCACCGCCGTCGCCGTGAACCGGGGATGGGTGCCCTTCGCCGTGCAGCCCGAGGGGCCCTGGGACCGCTTCGCGCCCCCGACGGGCACCGTCACCGTCACCGGGCTCGTCCGTGAGCCCCAGGTCCGCTCGACGGGCGGCATCGTGTCGAGCCCCCAGGATCCGGGCGAGGGCCGGCTGCGCACCCTCTCGCGGGTGGACGTGGGACGCCTCGCCCAGCAGGTGACCTCGCCGTTGATCCCCGCCTACGTCGACCTCCGGGTGCAGGAACCGGCCCAGCCCGACCAGACCCCGACCCCGGTGCCCGCGCCGGAGCTGAGCGAGGGACCCCACCTCGGCTACGCCGGGCAGTGGTTCATCTTCGCCACGCTGACCACGGTGGTCTACGTGCTCATGCTGCGCCGGGTGGCCCGCAACCGGGCTGCCCCGGACACGGTCGAGGCCGAGGCGGGGGACACCGAGACGGCGACGACGGTCGGGAGCTGA